The region GGAGGCATTGTCCTTACAGACTCTGATGATATAAATGAAAAGGCATTAATGCTTAGAAATTATGGACAGATATCCAAACACGTACACACTATAGAGGGCTTCAATTCGAGGCTTGACGAGATGCAGGCGGCAATACTCAGGTTTAAACTTGAAAAGCTCAACCATTGGAACGAAAGAAGAAGACACATTGCATCAATATACAGGAGAGAATTAGAAGATACGCCGCTTTTGCTTCCCCTTGAGGCTCCCTGGGCATACCATGTGTATCATTTATACGTGGTAAGGGTAAAAAAGAGGGATGAACTGATGAGATACCTGAGTGAACAGGGGGTTTCAACCCTCATACACTATCCAATGCCCATACACATGCAAAAGGTTTACAAACATCTTGGATATAAACATGGTGATTTTCCAAACGCCGAAAAGGTAGCAAAAGAGATTATTT is a window of Pseudomonadota bacterium DNA encoding:
- a CDS encoding DegT/DnrJ/EryC1/StrS family aminotransferase yields the protein TYNMDPESLESVLSKGKGIKLCIPVHLYGHPCRMDEILDICKRYNVTVMEDACQAHGTLYKEKKIGSFGDVSAFSFYPTKNLGCYGDGGIVLTDSDDINEKALMLRNYGQISKHVHTIEGFNSRLDEMQAAILRFKLEKLNHWNERRRHIASIYRRELEDTPLLLPLEAPWAYHVYHLYVVRVKKRDELMRYLSEQGVSTLIHYPMPIHMQKVYKHLGYKHGDFPNAEKVAKEIISLPMYPSLKEDEVLYICGRIRAFYGK